Within Falco cherrug isolate bFalChe1 chromosome 12, bFalChe1.pri, whole genome shotgun sequence, the genomic segment GACTTCTGCTCACTCTGCCCAATTTCTGCTCCGCGCGTGTGTGTGCCCCAGCTCCTACTTGGGCTCTGGCAAAGGACTTGGAGGCTCAAACGCAGGggctgctctctgggctgcgGAGCCGTGGCTGTTGGTGATGCCCACCCTGGGGaggtgtgctggggctggcgcgggtgctgctgcctgcagtgctgcttggGACGTGGCTCCTGTGGCTGGCGAACATCGCTTTGTCTAAACTCACCCTTCAGCTAGGCTTTGAGGTGGGGGGTTGGCACAATACAGTTTGTGTCTCCCTCCTGCAACCAAGGGTCTTGGGGCACCTCATTTACCCACATGGCTTGATACCAGCAGCTACCAAGGTGCTGGTCAGTGTCTGCCTTTCTCTATGGATCTGCTTTGATCCCAACTGGGGCGAGCTGTGTTTGCCATGCCCACAGGTGTGGCAGTGCTGGTATGGGGCTGTCTGACCAAGGAGGGGTTTTAGCCCTGTGCTTATCAGGCTGCTATTACGAAACGCCTGTTGATACAGAGGCTGAGGAGGGTTCAAAAGCTGTTGGAGAACCAAGCTTGCCGCCTGATTTCTGTGCCTGCAGATAAGGAGCgctggcagaggaggcagagcaAGCCTTGCTCTGGAGCACCCCAGAGCTCCTGgtgcctggcagtgctgctcgGGTATGCCTCGGGCTGCTTTCGGCCAAATCATGTCTGTAACAGAGcaggggtgaggaggagaggATGCCAAGGGGACCGGGGATGGGTTTTGCAGGGccaccaccacctttccagGGGAATCTCGCCTGCATGGCTGAGAGCCGCTGGGGCCCCACTGCAGCGAGCCttggcagagcccctgcccgAACGTTGGTGCAATGCTTATGTGAGCGGTGGGGAAGCTGAGTGCCTTCCAGAAACCCTGTGACAGGAGAGTCCCACCATGGGCCCGGCTCGGGCTCCTGAGGGTGCTCGGGGGGAGGACACTGCAGCCCCCACTGGGTTATGAGCACAGGAGACTCTTTGTCTGCTGGGAGATGGCAGCGGGGCTGCCTCGTGACATTTGGGCATTGCCCCCgctgccacctctgcagccGTTGGCTTGCTCTTTGCCTGAGCTGTTGTGGGTATATTTGGACTCCAAAGAAGAGGTGTTCCAGGCTGCCAAGGGCCCCCCGGGGCGCCCGCTGCCAGCAGCCGCTCAGTGCCACTGCTCAACCTCTTTTTGCAGGCGTGGGGAGCGTGCTCAGACCTGGCTCTGACAGGGCCCTGCGGAAAGCTCTGCTTTATCACTTAAGAAATCCCCAGGAGTGAAGCTGCCAATATGAAGAGCACATACGTCTGCAGAAAATACCCTCCTCCCCCACCGTGCTGCAATTAAAAGCCACCCTGTGTTCCCCCCTCTCTCCATAAACAcatcccagctccagcagacAGCATGTTGTCTCCCCCACAGCCGCCTGAACCCCGGCCAAGCTTCAGCCCTGCTCTGGTTTGCCGTGGTGCATGTGGAATTGGAGCGGTGGGCAGAGTGCTGGTGGCTCGTTTGTGTTGGCAGGGTGTGGCGATGGCTTTGCCTCCCTGGTTCTCACCAGCATCCCCCCCTCGCCCCTGCCAGCTCTAGTGATTGTTGGGTCTCCAGCTGGCTGGGAAGAAAGTCATCCCCTTGCCGGCTGACATGGGAAGGAGCAAGGTCCTCAGATCTTTGGAAGATGGATAGAAATCAGCCTGTCTGCATGGATGCAGTGATGCTCATCCTGGGCATGGCACTGCTGTTTCAGATCCAGGCACCTGTGTGTTTACAGTGAGCTCCTGGGTTTGAAACATGGTGCTTTCTGTCCTGGACAGGTAGACTTGAGAAAAGCCCAGAAAAGTCCTCCCTAGGGTTGATGACAGGGAGGCCAACCTGCGAAACCTTAACTTGTTGTGCCTGGTTAGGGCCTCAACTAACCCATCTCCTTTCCGTGGCAGCTGAGAAGGTGACTTCTCTGGGGAAGGACTGGCACCGGCCCTGCTTGAGATGCGAGAAGTGTAACAAGACCCTGACATCTGGAGGCCATGCAGAGGTGAGTTTGCTGCCAGCAGGTCGCTGTCCTCTGCAGCTAGGGGCTGCAGGAAGGGTGGGATGGGCAGAGATGGAGCTGAAGGGCGGTAGGGGCTGATGCTCTTTCTCTGTCCCCACAGCACGATGGCAAGCCATACTGCAACCACCCCTGCTATGCTGCCTTGTTCGGGCCCAAAGGTAGGGCCACTGTGGCTGGGGttgtgggagggaagggggctcAGGGCTCCCGTCTCTCAGTGACACTCATCCCTTGGTGCACTCACCGTCCCGCAATGATGCTGAGCCCGCTCTGTCTCTCTTCCAGGGTTTGGCCGGGGAGGAGCCGAGAGCCACACGTTCAAGTAAACCTCAGGTTGGTGCCTCCTCTTGGAGCTCCCCTCCCGCCTCTGGCTCCgtgggctggctggggctgtccTCCCCGGGACAAGCGGGGAAGGCAGGTGTGCCACGGCGTCTCTCCGGGCTGGCTGTGACTCCCAGCCCTCACGCCAGTGCTTGGGAGCAACCTGCTGGGTGCCAGctcctcctctctgccagccccaAGTGACTGTCACCTTAGCTCTGGCAGCGGACACCAAAGGCTTTTGCTTTGTGGCCTGTCAGCAAAGACGGGCTCTGTCCTGGAGTGCCTTTGTCCCTGGGatgtccctgctcccagcccagcctgacTTCATCTGCCCCTCTCTTCCATCCCTCTCCAGGTCTGACGGCCAGggttcccagcacagcctgaagAGAGCACAAACACACCGCGACAGacatgcatttttgttttgtttttgattCATTCTGTACTAGACTAGCACATGAAAAGCAATAAGTAACcgaggctggggctggtgcgGAGAGGGGCTCCGCTCCAGGTGGAGCACTGCTGGGATGGGGGCGTTGGGACGCCTTGCCGGATAGGAAACTTGGCTGGTATTGCTGAAggctgcctggagaggagaCCGCACCCTTCCAGCCAAAACCCAGCCCTGCTTCTGGCACCCGGCTCTCCTGGCTGGGCTCACAGTTGTATTCTCAGTCTTTAATAAACTGAAAGATGCTTCTCCCATGTCgctgctgtgctctgtaaccGGAGTCCTGTGGGGCTCGCTTGCAAAGTGTTTGCTGCTTGCTTAAGGACTCCTGTGGCTTCTGGATCAAGCCCCTCACCATGTGGATGGCTCCACGTGCTTTTGCTCCTGGTGTGCgcagggtcctgcccttggCTGCCCACCCCAGGGGCTGCTTGAGCTCTGGGGGGTGAGAACAGCCCCAGGGTGCTGCGGGCACCGGAGCTGAGTGCGCCCCAAAGGAAAGAGCGGTGGGTGTCGTGCCGGTGCTTGTCCAGGGTCAGGGTCTCCCTGGGCTTGGGGGGAAGGTCCTACCCCACCCACAACCTCACTGGGTCTGTGTCATGATGTTTGCAGAAGTCTAGAGTGTGGAGCCACCTCTTGATGCTTGTGGCTGTCATGGGGTTAAAGCAGAGGCGTGCAGTGCTGCTGGACAAGGGAGATGGCTGACCTGAGGTCCCTGTGGCACTCAGTGGCCTCCTGGCCAtgtcccagcccctggcagTGCCTGCTGGACAGCCGTGCCCATGGGCAGCCCCCAGTTCTGTGCTCCTGGATCTGAGATGGCACTTCGCAGTCCCCAGTTGGGGCACAGAGGTGTCTGGATGGGCGGCAGCAGACTGCCACATCAGGCAAAGCTGGTATCTGCTGCTTTCACTCTGAGTAGCCATGTGAAAAGGCCAAATAGGGCAGGAGGCTACTGGCGAGGCCGGGCCAGCCTCCCTCGGTAGGGAAAGCAAAGGTGCAGCATTACAAGGTGAGAGCTGCCTTGCAAGCATTTTGCTCTTTCATGTTTCAGCCTCTTTGCCCTGCTGGAAGAACAGTACTGACAGATGCAAAAACTGTCAGCTTGAGGGATGTTTCTAAAATGGTTTCTTAACCGTGTCTTTCTTTAACCTGAACCACACCATTTACAtattcagaaatactttgtCATACACTGGGATATTTTTGTCTACAGTTTATGCATGCATTTCCTTAGAGACTGCTCTGCATCTTACTGTCACGCCAGCCTTCCTGGGACTTGTCCAAAACCCTCAGGGGTCAGAGGGATGTGTCCAATGTAAAAATCTTTGGTGTCAGAAGCAGCCCGATCTGATAAGCATCTTAAAACGTTCCCATGTGCTTGATGCCAAAAAGTCTCTGCACCCACTAGGCACACTTCAGTGGGACACACTTGAGCAGCTGGTGGTGCCTGGCCTCCCACCCAGTTAGCACAACAAACGCAGGCGTCCGTGTCAAAGGCAAACCCCAGCTATTGCTGGTAGGCCACCACCACacctcccagccagccagggctTGCAGGGCCCCCTGCTCTTCCACTCCCACTACTGCCCttgccagcagcctcccaggCATCCCAGCACCCATGGCTCCCGGCCAGTGAGATGCCACAGTCCTGCTCTGCATggctgctggcacccagcccGCCCCTGGGGCACGGGGACCTGGCTTTCCTCTGTGAAGCTGGCTTCAAAGCAAACTAGTGATATAATCTCGGCAGCTTTAAGCATGCCAGTGAGATAGAGTTTACCCTTGGGCATTAAAAATAGTGGCAAACACAAGCTTGATCTTCTGCTGGATTTGTAGAAGTGTGTTCAGCTGGGAGAGGGACCCATGAATTGGGCTGCAGGTCTTTCCCATCAGGGCCCTGCACCAAAACTTTTCAGGAGCAGCTAATTCCAGGTGCAAGGGGCCAAAccagcagggaggagcagggaacCACTGGGAGGTATGGAACCCAGGGAGAGGCTGGGGCAATCCAGCCTTTCAGCTGAAAGCCTTGttctgtgggcagcagccacagctcgGGCAGGAGTTAGCATGTTGCTGTTAGCAGCGTGCTGCACAGGGCTGCCCTTTGCTTTGGTCCCTGCCACCCATACCAGGTGTAGGTGTGGTGGCTGGGGAtggctctccctgccctgggtgcGTGGTGGGATGTAGGAACTGAGCTGTGTGAGGTCTGTGCAGCCTCTGGAAATCTGCAAAGAAGCTAAACTTGATACGGCAGCTGCCTCACTCTGTGCCGAATGTGTGTGGGGTTAAAAACTGGGGGTCCCTCAAGCAAGCTCTGGGGACAAGCCCTTGGGTATTGGTACCCAAAAAGTTCCTTCGGAGCATCCTGTTTCTCCGCCTGCCCTGCCACAGGCACTCCCATAGAAATGGCCTTTAGTCCCAGGACTTGCTGTCAGGTTACTCCTCTCCCAGCGCGGTGCTTGTACAAGTCACGctctctgcctgctccagcctcGATGCAGTGAGGTTGGGCAGTTCAGACGCAGGTCACATCTGCAAGGAGCCTTagtcaaagaaaataacacaaTAAATTGATTTCTTAAAACTCGCTTTGGTCTTTGGAGAGGAAGCAGAAACAGCTGTATCACATTTGGATAGGAAACCCACAGCCAAGCCAGGCGCTCCCCTCGGATGCGCAGCGAGGCTCAGCAGCGGCCggtgggctggggaggtgggctGTCAGCAGCCATAGTCTTTTCTCCACTGAACAGTAAATCTCTGTGGTCTGGAGCACGAGCTGTGCAGACAGGCAGCAGCGTGGCTTCCAGCGCAGCTCATCTGCGATGCTTTCAGCTCTGAcccccagcaggagctggggaaaggcagggacGATCCCTTCCTTCCCAGTGTGGCgatgccctggctctgctgctcctgcaacAGGGATGATGGTGAGAGCAGGATGCTCAGGGCAAATCCCAGCTTTCTTGGGGAAGCAGCCCAGGGATGCCAGCTCGGTGTGGCCTGCCAGATGCTCCCACCCCTACATCCCACCTGGTCAGCAGCCACAGGGGTATCGATGCCATCACGGGGGGGGTCAGGGCATGACCACAGCCTTGAGGTGCCCATCTGGGACAGCAAAAGGTGTCGGGTGATCTCCAGCATGGTGATGCCCAGCACGAAGGTCTGCTGTTTCAGTGACCTGAAACGCCACGGTTGCTGACCCTGGAGGAAAGGGCTGTGCTTTCTCTGTCATTGTTTCGGAAGTTTGGTCTGAGATCAGTGAGGTTTGTGGATTGTGGGGTGATAGTTGCTATAAACACTTCATcactgtgacaaaaaaaaacaaacaacatccCCGTTTCTGGGGCAGCTGGGTGTGGGCGAGCCCCAGCGCCCTGGGTAGGGAAGCAGAAGAGGTTTTGGCAAAGGACAGGAAACAGGACGGGTTCAGATACTaaactgctgctgttccccaccccagctctgtggttttctgtacagaagaaaaaaggagaaagggggcagaaaggggggtgggtgtgtgtccTTCAGCTGGTCTGTAAGAAGTATGGGTGTTGCTTCAGCCCCCAGTggtggcagggtgcaggcaggaggggccAGGGTGGGCTCCCTGGCCCTGCGTCTTTCTCCTAGCACAGATGGAACAGACCTTAATCCGAAGGAGGGGACAGATGTGTCCCTGAGCCTGCAGCTGGCACGGGGAATGGCTTAGGCTGGAAGCCTtgcagcagggtgctgcccTCAGCATCGCTCCCCAGCGCTGTCCTTAGCCAAAGCGTCAGCCACAGCCCAGGGACAGGGCTGTGTCCTGCCAGCCTGACTGTGGCGGTGGGCTGCAGCTCGCAATGGGGCTAAcgtgctggggagctggggggtctGGCTCAACACTGCCTTGCTGAGACGCTGGCAGGGCCACCAACCCTCCCCTGGCAGGACTGACGTGACACCTCTGGCACTTCCCTTGCAGTGCCTTGGTGTCTCAGCCATGCAGGCTCCGGCACCTTGGGGACACAGAGGCCCTTGCAGCACACATGCAGCCAGGCACCTGCCGTGAGGTGGTGAGCGGTTTGTTTCCCTGATGGTGTGTTTCTGCCAATAAAGCTGTGTCCCTTTCAGGGACAGGCAGGGTGCAGCCAGGGCCGGGGGAGTGTGGCAtgggggctgtggctgcaggagtttctgttctttgctgcACAGGGCTCGTGGGGACaaagccagcctgcagctgggtgGTATCTGGCTCACCACtgcttcagttatttttaaggCTGATTTGTCTTAAGCTTGAAGTGCTCTGATATCTTTTAGGTCAAGAAAGTGTCTGCCTATCTCTTAACATCTCAGAAATCTGCCTGTCTCATCTGGGCAATGGTTAAGGGGACCATGCAGCTGATGTCgagctgcaggagctctgcaAGCTTGCAGAGTGAGCTGGGacttccctgcccagctctgcaaggCAGCAGGTTGGGGAAGCCCCATCCCGCCAGcagaaacagctttgcagaggtGGCAGAGGGTCAAACCTTGTTCCTGGTGCAGAACAACATCCCCAGCAAATACTGAAGCAGCTGAAGATACTGAAGGCAGGGGGGCTCTGGAGAAGGGAGATGGCTAGGGGCATAACAAGCAGCAGACGAGACCATGAATCATGGTACTGGAGACTAAGGTTTAATCAGGGAGCAAGATGGAGAGGGGATGGGCTGTTCCACCATCACCccatgcctgctgctgctgatccAGTGTTGGAGAGGAGCTGGGTGCAAAGAGCCCTGTGGAGGTTTGCCAGGTCCTCAGTGGCTCTCCTCATCCAGGAGCCCACGAAAAGTTGGCATCAGGCACTAGAGCTGCATTTTACTTTCAGATCTCTTGTGttattttcaaggaaataaGGAGAGTTTCCAAGGCAGAAGGGTGCAAAAGCTTCCCACCATAGCCGCTGTCTCTTCGGGAGTTTCCCTCAGTGCAGAAGAACATCAGCTCAGCTATCcgagtaaaaagaaaagggtgaAACTCCTGAG encodes:
- the CRIP1 gene encoding cysteine-rich protein 1, yielding MPKCPRCQKEVYFAEKVTSLGKDWHRPCLRCEKCNKTLTSGGHAEHDGKPYCNHPCYAALFGPKGFGRGGAESHTFK